DNA from Deltaproteobacteria bacterium:
GGGAGGGCGGCAACCAGGGCGACCTGTACCGTGTCGTCGTCGAGGCGGGCCTCGCGCGCGCGACCGCGTACCTCGCGCACGACGGCCCGCCGTTCCGCTACGACTGGACGGTGGCCGCGTCGAGTTGGGCGGTGCTCAAGGCGAGCGCCGGCGGCGATCCGGTCACGTTTCGCGTCGACCGGTGGAACGCCGCCGACGGCCAGGTCTACCCGTCGGCCACCCGCAGCATCTCCGTCGTGCAGGCCAACGTCGCCGGCGCCATCTACTACTGGGACCTGTCGGACGGTCAGATTCTGCGCATCACCTCCGCCGGCCGCGAGGACTTCATTCCGTATCCGCCGCCGAAACCGGACGATCCGGCCAACCGCTGCGTCGCATGCCACACCGTGAGTCGCGACGGCAGCAAGATGGCGGCGGAGCTGTGGGGCGGCAACGAGTTCGGCGCCATCTTCGACCTGTCCGTCGACCTGACCGCCGACCCGGCGCCCACGATCGTGCCGCCCGACCGCTACCGCGCCCTGTTTTCCACGTTCAACCCCGACGCGACCCGCCTGCTGATCAACTTCGAAAACCGGCTCGAACTGATCGACGCAGCCACCGGCACGGTCGTGCCCGCGATGGGCGCGGGCCTGCCGGCCGCGGGCGCCGCGCACCCGACGTGGTCGCCGGACGGCACCGCGATCGCGTTCATCGCCAACCACGACGGCGCGTGGCCGGTGGACTTCACGCTCGGCGACCTCGCCGTGATTCCGGTCACCGGGCCGGACTCGTTCGGAGCGCCCGTCGTCCTGCGCGCGGCCGACGGCATGGCGAACGCGTGGCCGACGTTCAGCCCCGACTCCCAGTGGATCGCGTTCGGCCGCGGCACCCACAGCCGCGGCATGCGAGACGGCACGCCCCACCCCGGATCGCTGTGGCTCATCGCCCGGGACGGCACGAACGCCGTCGAACTCGTCCGCGCCAACGGGGGACCGGGCGCGGCGAACAGCTACCTGCCCAACTTCAGCCCGTTCGACGAGGGCGGCTACTTCTGGCTCGCGTTTTACTCGACGCGCGACTACGGCAACGCGTACGCGGGGACCAAGGGGACCGGCCGGCGGCAGCTGTGGGTCACGGCGATCCAGAACGCGCCGGCGCCCGGCGAGGACCCGAGCGCGCCCGCGTACTGGCTGCCGGGCCAGGATGTCGCCACCGACAACATGAGCGCCTACTGGGCCGTGGAGCCACCCGTCAACTGACGGGACGCCACCGGCCGGGCGACCGCCGCCGGCTTGTCAGATCCGCGCGATGCGCTAGACATACTCGGACCATGCCCGTCGCCCGCGCCGCGCCGCTGCCGCCGTCCGATCCGGACGCCGGCTCCGTCGCCCTCGACCGCTGCAGCGCCCAGCTCCTGGAGCTGTACCCCACGGACCTGCGCGGCGAGCTGGCAGACGAACTCGACGACGTCGTCCGGGACGCGATGGCGCTCGCGCGCGAAGTGGACCGCGCCGAGCGCGACGGCGTCGCGTTCGCCGACGCCGCACAGCAGCCCGAGCGCTTTCCGCTGATGGCGCGCGTACACCACGGCGCGATCGAGCTGCTGCAGACCGAACTCGCGCCGGGCGAGCGCGCCGCCCTCGCCCCGATCGTCGCGCGCGCGTCGGGTGTGGAGGCGGAGGCGCTGCGGCGCGCGTGGTTCGCGCTCGCGGCCGACGAGCGCGCGGCGCTGTCCGCCCCGCTGATGCGGTTTCTGCTGTACCAGGCCGTTCGGCTGAACGTGTGGGTGCTCACGTGGTCGGGCGGCGCACCGCTCGAAGCGACCGGCGCATTGCGCGAATTCGACGCGCGCGCCGAGGACATGCTGCGAGCGCGGCTCGACATGACCGCCATGCGCGACCCCGCGGTACGACCGCTGCGCGTGCTGGTCGCCGAGGCGCTCGAGCAACTGGCGGCGATCTGGGAGCGACGGCGCGAGGAGCTGCGCGCAGGCAGCGCGGACAGCGCGCGGCTCGTCGCCGGGCTCGTCGACGCCGCGCAGGTAGCGCGCGACCTCGGGGCGAGCGACGCCGTACTCGTGCGCAACGAACTGGCCGGCGCCACCGGCGGCGACCAGCTCGGGTCGCGCGACCTCGCCGCGCGCTCCCCCGCGTGCGCATCGCAAAACGCGGTCGACCAACGGCGCCGCCGCCTGCTGGACCGGCTGCGGCGCGGCGACCGGCCGCGGCCGTCGGGCACGCGGCTCATCGATCTGCTCGGTCCACTCGGCTGACACGCGCCGGCCGGCGGAGCGATGGCCCGCGCCGGCCGGTGTGCCCGAAATCGCCGCGGGCCACGGATCGGCCACCCCCGGATTGCAGTCCGTGGCAGGATACGCAGGGTCCGACCGCGGTGCCCCGCGGCCACCCCACTCACAGGAGGTCTCATGCTGCTGACGCTGTACCTCATCGCGCTGGCCATCGGTGGCACACTGCTCGTCGCGTCGCTCGTACTCGGCGGCCACGCGGACGCGGACGCGGACGTGGACGCGGACGTGAACGTGGACGCCGGCGCGGCCGCCGAGGTCGACGTCGGCGGGCACGAACCACACGGCGACGGGCTCGACGCCGGCGACTTGCTGCCGGTTACGTCGGTGCGGTTCTGGACGTTCTTTCTGGCGTTCTTCGGCCTCACCGGCACCCTGCTCGACGGCATGCACCTGGTCGCCACGCCGTGGCTCACGCTCGCGATCGCCATCGCCGTCGGCTGGGTTTGCGGCGCCGCCATGCACGCCGTCTATCGGCGCCTGCGGACCGAGGTCGTCGACAGCTCGATCACGGAACGCGACCTGCTCGGTGCATCTGCAACGGTGTTGCTGCCGGTCGCGCGCGGCCAGACGGGCAAGGTACGAGTGGCCATCGCCGGGCGAACGGTCGAGTTCGTCGCGGACACGGAAGACGACACCGCGTTCGCCGCAAAGGAAACGGCAATCATCTGGAAAGTGGAGGACGACGGGCGCGTGTGGATCGCCCGCCAGTGAGAGGAGACGGCCATGGATCTGTCAAACGCTTCGTGGAACTGGGTGGTCATCGCGTCCGCCGTGGTGCTCGGCATCGTGTTCGTCGCGGTCGCGTTTGCGCGCAACTTCCTGTACATCTGCCGCCCGCACGAGATCTTGATCTTTTCCGGGCGCAATCACACCACCGCCGACGGCCGCACGATCGGATTCCGCGTCGTCCAGGGCGGGCGCGTGTGGCGCATTCCGATCGTCGAGAAGGTCGACCGCATGGACATGCGCCTGATTTCGGTGCCAATGACCGTCCAGGGCGCGTACTCGGAAGGCGGCATCCCGCTGGCCGTCCACGCGATCGCCAACGTCAAGATCTCGTCCGACCCGCGCCACATGCACAATGCGATCGAACGGTTTCTCGGCCGCGACCGCGCCGAGATTGCGCGCGTCGCCAAGGAGACGCTCGAAGGCCATCTGCGCGGCGTGTTGGCGACCATGACGCCGGAGGAGGTCAACGAGGACCGGCTCAAGTTCGCCACGGTGCTGCAGGAAGAAGCCGAGGACGATCTCGCGAAGCTCGGCCTGCAGCTCGACACGCTCAAGATTCAGCACGTCGCCGACGACCGCAACTACCTCGACAGCATCGGCCGCAAGCGGATCGCCGAGATCCTGCGCACGGCAGAGGTCGCCGAGTCCGACGCCGTGCGGGCCGCGCAAGAAAAGGAGGCCGAGGCCCACGCCCGGTCCGAGGTCGCGAAGAAAAAGGCGCAGGCCGCCGTCCAGCAGAAGCAAAACGAGCTGCGCCGCTACAAGGCGGAGCTGGACGCCCACGCGCGATCGGAAGAGGAGCGCGCGCTCGCGGCGGCGCAGGCCGCGCGCGCCGAGGCCGAAAAGGAGCTGCAGCAGATCCGCGGTGAACTCGAGCAGCTGCGGCTGGCGGCCGACGTGACGATCCCCGCCGAGATCGATCGGCGCGTCCGCGAGCTGCAGGCCGCCGGCCGCGCCGCGCCGATCGAGGCGGACGGCCGCGCGCAGGCCGAAGCGCTCGCGCAGATCGCGGCCGCGTGGCGCGAGACGCGCGGGCGGGCGATGGACATGTACGTGCTGCAGAACATCGACGAGATCTTCGCGCAGGTGACCAAGGCCGCGGCCAACCTCGATGCGCGCGAGGTCAACTTGGTGGACTCCGGAGACGGCCAGACGCTGCCGGCCTACCTCGCCGCGTATCCCGCGGCGGTCGGCGCCCTGCTCGCCGAGGTGTCGCGCACGCTCGGCATCGACATCCCCGGCGTGCTCACCGGCGCCGACCGCGGCAACGGTGCCCGGCCGACCGCACCCGCCATGCCCGGCGCGCCCACGTCGCCGCCGCGCGCCCCGTCCCCGGAAGGAGGTGCCCTGTGAACGCCCTGGTCGCCGTCGGACTGATCCTCGCGATCGCGGTCGTCGCCATCGCGCTGATCGTCAACAAGCTCATCTACATCTGTCCGCCGAACGCCGTTTTGATCTTCAGCGGCACGCATCGCACCGTCGGCAACCGCCGCGTCGGCTACCGGCTGGTGCAAGGCGGTCGAGGGATCCGCATCCCGCTGCTCGAGACGGTCGACCATCTCGACCTCACCAACATGATCATCGACATCAAGGTGCGCGGCGCCTACTCGCGGGGCGGCATCCCGCTGAACGTCGAGGGCGTCGCCAACCTCAAGATCTCGAGCACGGAACCCACGATCGCCAACGCGATCGAACGGTTCCTCGGCTGGCCGCGCGAGCAGGTCATGCGCGTCGCGCGCGAGACGCTCGAGGGGAATCTGCGCGGCGTGCTCGCGACGCTCACGCCCGAGGAGGTCAATCAGGACCGCGTCAAGTTCGCCAACAGCCTGCTGCACGAGGCCGACATCGACCTCAAGAAGCTCGGCCTGGAGTTGGACACGCTCAAGATTCAGAACGTGTCCGACGACGTCGGCTACCTCGATTCGATCGGCCGCAAACAAGCCGCCGAGGTCGTCATGCGGTCGCGCATCGCCGAGGCGGAGAACAAGGCGCAGGTCGCGGAGCGCAACGCCGCCAACTGGCAGACGCAGGAGCTGGCCAAAGTCGACGCCGACATCGCCGAAGCGCGCGCCGAAGCGGAGCGCCGCATCGTCGACGCGCGCACCAAAAAGGACGCGCTCGTCGCCGAGGAACGCGCCCACGTGACCGCCGCGATCGCGAAGGCGCAGGCCGAGTTGGCGGTGCAGCGCGCGCGCATCGAACAGGTCAGGCTGCAGCTCGAGGCGGACCGGATTCGGCCCGCCGAGGCCGCGAAACAACAGGCGGTGGAAGACGCGCGCGGCCGGGCGGCACGGATCATCGAAAACGGCCGGGCCACCGCCGAGGCAATCCGCGCGATCGCGAAGACGTGGCACGCCACCGGCGACGCGGCGCGCGAGATCTTCGTCGCGCAGAAGCTGTCCGCGTTGGTCGGCCACTTGATGAGCACCGTCAAGCCACAGCCCGTGGACAAGGTGACGTTCATCGACCGCGATCTCGCCAACGGGGACAACCTCGCGGTCAAGACCGCCGTGGCGTCGGAGCAGCTCAAGCACACGCTGGGCGTCGACGTCGGCGCGTTGCTCCGCAAGCTCGGCGCGACGCCCGACGGTGCGTCGACGACCGCGCGCCCGGCCGGCCAACCGTCGCTCGCGCGGCCCGCGCCACCCGCGCCGCGCGACGGCTGACGAGCGCCGCGGGCCCGCTCGCGCGCTCGGCCGGCCCGCGGCGGCCGACGGGCATGCGAGCGCGCCGTCACCGCTATACTCGCCGCGATGGGCGCGCGCACGGGGACCGCCGACCTGCCGCTGCACGGCGGCCGCGTACCGGCGTGGCTAGCCGGCCGCATGGCGCGGCTCGCGCGCGTCGTGTGCGAGGCCATCGTGCACCACTACGGGCGCGACGAGCTGCTCGCGCGGCTCGCGCATCCGTTCTGGTTTCAATCGTTCGGCGCCGTCATGGGCATGGACTGGCACTCGTCCGGCATCACGACCAGCGTCGTCGGTGCGCTCAAGCGCGGGCTGGCGCCGATCGGCGACGAGTTGGGGATCGCGGTGTGCGGCGGCCGCGGCCGCCACTCGCGGCGCACGCCGGCCGAACTCGTCGCGTTCGGCGCGCGCACCGGCGTCGACGGCGACGCCCTCGCTCGGACCAGCCGTCTGGTCGCGAAGGTCGACAACGCGGCCGTCCAGGACGGCTTTCAGTTGTACTTGCACACGTTTATCGTCACCGTCGACGGCGCGTGGGTCGTCGTTCAGCAGGGCATGAACGGGCCGCGTCGTCAGGCGCGCCGCTACCACTGGCTGTCGCGCGCGGTGACCGACTTCGTCGTCGAGCCGCACGCTGCGATCGACGGGCCCGCGCAAGGTACGATCCGCAATCTGACCGACCGTCGCGCCGCCGCAGCGCGCGCCGCAGGCGTCGAACTCGCCGCGGCGCCCGACCGCGTCTTGCGCCACCTGGCGATGCCGCGCCGGCACGACGTGCGCGCCGCCGACGTCAACCTCGCACGCCTCCGCGGCGCTCTGGTGGCCGCGGCAGCGCGCGCGCCGGCCGATTTCGCCGACCTTTTGCTCGTGCCCGGAGTCGGTCCGCGCACGGTCGAAGCGCTCGCTCTGGTCGCCGAAATCGTGCATGGTGCGCCCAGCCGGTTTTCCGATCCGGCGCGATTCAGCTACGCGCACGGCGGCAAGGACGGCCATCCCTTTCCCGTGCCGACGCGCGTCTACGACGAGACGATCCGCGTGCTGCGCCAGGCGGTCGACCGCGCCAAACTCGGCAACGACGACAAGCTCGCCGCCATTCGCCGGCTCGACCGCGAGGCGCGCCGGCTCGAGCGCGCGATCGCCGGCGGCGACTGGCGCGAGATCGTCGCGCGCCAGTGGCGCGCGTCGCACCGCCTCGGCGGCCGCGCGGTATCCGCGACCGGTCAGCCGGCGAGCGATGTCGCCGGCGCCGGCGACCGGGCCGGGGCACGCTCGGCCCCCGGCACGCGCTCGGGCCGACCGCCGGAGATGAACGCCCCTGGCCGCGCGCCGTCCGGCCGCGCACGCGCCGACGCGGCGCCGCGGCAACTGCGGCTGCCCGGCGTGAGCTGACCTGCGCGCGCCGCCGCTAGGCGCGCTTGCGGAACGTCGCGCGCAGGTACTTGCGGTTCATGCGCGCGATCCAGTCGACCCCGATTTCCTTCGGACAGACGGCCTCGCACTCGTAGTGGTTCGAGCAGTTGCCGAAGCCGGCGGCGTCCATCGCGTCGACCATCGCGCGCGCGCGCCGATACTCCTCTGGCTTGCCCTGCGGCAGCATCGACAGGTGACCGATCTTGGCGGCGACGAACAGCATCGCCGACGCGTTCGGGCACGCTGCGACACATGCGCCGCAGCCGATGCAGGCTGCCGCGTCGAACGCGGCGTCCGCGTCCTCCTTCGAGATCGGCAGCGTGTTGGCGTCCGGCGCGCTCCCCGTGTTCTGGCTGATGAACCCGCCGGCCTGCATGATCCGGTCGAACGCCGAGCGATCGACGATCAGGTCGCGCACGACGGGGAACGCGCGCGCCCGCCACGGCTCGATCGTGATCTCGTCGCCGTCGCGGAACCGGCGCATGTGCAGCTGGCACACGGTCGTTCCCCGGTCGGGGCCGTGCGGAATGCCGTTGATGACCAGCGAGCACATGCCGCAGATGCCCTCGCGACAGTCGTGGTCGAACGCGACCGGCTCCTCCCCCTTGGCGACAAGCTGCTCGTTGAGCACGTCGAGCATCTCGAGGAACGACATGTGCTCGTTGACGTCGTCGAGCTCGTAGCGCACCAACTTGCCCGGCGACTTCGCGTCCTTCTGGCGCCAGATGTGCAGCGTGAGCTTCATTACTTGTAACTCCTCGTCGCGAGCTGGACGTTCTCGAACACGAGCGGCTCGACGTGGCGCACCGGCTTTTCGCCGACGCCCTTGAACTCCCACGCCGCCACGTGCGCGAACCTCTCGTCGTCGCGCTTGGCTTCGCCGTCGTCGGTCTGGTGCTCGATGCGAAAATGCGCGCCGCACGACTCGTCGCGTTCGAGCGCGTCGTAGCACATCAGCTCCGCGAACTCCATGAAGTCCGCAACGCGCCCCGCCTTCTCGAGCGCGATGTTGAGGCTGTCGCCCGATCCGACGACGCGCACGTCCTTCCAGAACCGCTCGCGCAGCTCGGGGATGATGCGCAGAGCCTCCTCCAGGCTCTCCTTGCTGCGCGCCATGCCGCAGTGGTCCCACAGCACGCGCCCGAGTTCGCGGTGCAGTTCGTCCGGCGTGCGCTTGCCGTTGACCGACAGCAGCCGATCGAGCTTGGCCTTGACCTCGCGCTCGGCGTCGGCGAACGCGGCGTGGCCGGTGTCCACCTTGGCCGGCTTCACGCGGGCGAGGTAGTCGCTGAGCGTATAGGAGATGATGAAGTAGCCATCCGCCAGCCCCTGCATCAAGGCGCTGGCACCGAGCCGGTTCGCGCCGTGATCGGAGAAGTTGGCCTCGCCGAGGACGAACAACCCCGGAATCGTGCTCTCGAGGTTGTAGTCCACCCACAGGCCGCCCATCGTGTAGTGCGGCGCCGGATAGATCCGCATCGGCGTCGAGTACGGATCCTCGCCGGTGATCTTCGCGTACATGTGAAACAGGTTGCCGTACTTGTCGGCGACCCCCTCTTTGCCCATGCGCTGGATCGCATCGCGGAAGTCGAGGTAGACGCCCCGGCCGCCCGGCCCGACGCCGCGCCCTTCGTCGCACACCTCCTTGGCCGCCCGCGACGCCACGTCCCGCGGCGCGAGGTTCCCGAAGCTCGGGTACTTGCGCTCAAGGTAGTAGTCGCGGTCCTCCTCGGGGATGCTGTTCGGATCCTTGCCGCAGTCCTCCTTGCGCTTGGGCACCCAGCAACGCCCGTCGTTGCGCAGCGACTCCGACATCAGCGTGAGCTTGGACTGGTAGTCGCCGCTTTGTGGGATGCAGGTCGGGTGGATCTGCGTGTAGCACGGGTTGGCGAACGCCGCCCCGCGCTTGTACGCGCGGTACGCCGCGGTGACGTTGCAGCCCTTCGCGTTGGTCGACAGATAGAACACGTTGCTGTAGCCGCCGGTCGCGAGCAGCACCGCGTGCCCCGCCCACCGCTCGATCGCGCCGCTGACCAGATCGCGCGTGACGATGCCGGCGGCGCGCCCGTCCACGACCACGAGGTCGAGCATCTCGTGGCGCGTGTACATCTTGATCTTGCCGGCGGCGATCTGACGCGACATCTGCTGGTAGACACCGAGGAGCAGCTGCTGGCCGGTCTGGCCGCGCGCGTAGAACGTGCGCGACACCTGGGCGCCGCCGAACGACCGGTTGGCCAGCAGGCCACCGTACTCGCGCGCGAACGGCACCCCCTGCGCGACCGCCTGGTCGATGATGTTCACGCTCACCTCGGCGAGTCGATACACGTTCGCTTCACGCGCGCGGTAGTCGCCGCCTTTGATCGTGTCGTAGAACAACCGGAAGACGCTGTCGCCGTCGTTCTGGTAGTTCTTCGCCGCGTTGATGCCGCCCTGCGCGGCGATGCTGTGCGCGCGGCGCGGGCTGTCCTGGTAGCAGAAGCAGGCGACGTTGTAGCCGAGTTCGGCGAGCGTCGCCGCGGCGGCGCCGCCGGCGAGCCCGCTGCCGACGACGATGATGTCGAACTTGCGCTTGTTCGCCGGGTTGACCAGCTTGAGGTCGAACTTGTGGCGCGACCACTTCTTTTCGAGCGGACCGTCGGGGATCTTGGGATCGAGGTTCATCCCACACCTCCAGCGAGAGTGACCCACTTGGCCATCACGCCCACCGGAACCGCCGCGAACCCGAGAAACAACACGATGGCGATCGCCGGTCCGAGGACTTCGATCGCCGGCGTGAACTTCGGGTGCCGCAGGCCGAGCGTCTGGAAGAAGCTCGGGATTCCGTGGGCGAGGTGGCTGCACAGCAGCCCCACCGCGATGATGTACAGCGCCGCCACGCCCTTGTTCGAAAACCCGGTGACGACCATCCGGTAGACGTCGTGGCGGCCGAGGTCGTCGGTGAACGTCTTGAACTCCGGGTTGACCCACATCAGCGTGTAGTGGGCCAGGTGGTAGGCGACGAACGCGAAGATCACCAGACCGCTCACCGGCATCGACCGCGACGCCATCGTCGCGGCGCGGTACTGGCGACCGCGATACCGCTCCGGTCGGGCTGCGCGGTTCAGCGACGTCACGCGAATGCCGGAGACGATGTGGAGGACGACGGCGACGAGCAGCCCGATCCGGGCGGTCCACAGCAGGCCGGGCATCATGCGCAGCGAATGGGCGTACCCGTTGATCGCCGACGGCCCGAGGAACACCTGCAGGTTCCCGAGCATGTGTGCGATCACGAACAGCAACAGGGCGGCGCCGGTCACCGCCATCAGCATCTTGGCGCCGATCGACGAGCGCAGGAAACGACTGAGCCAGCGCATCGGAGTGGCCTCCTTCGAGATGTGCGCGGACCATACGCAATCTGAGGCGCGGTGCAAAGGCCCGGCGTCCACAAACGAAGGGCGGTCGTGCGTGCGGCGAGTTCTTGAATTGGCGCAGCCGAAATGCGGTTTCACCGCGCGGGGTCGACCGCGGTTCCCCGCGGGACGTCGCGCACGTCCGCGCCCCCGAGCGCGGCGCCGGTCGGGCGGGCCCCGCGTGGCGCATGCAGCCGAAGGCGATCGTGCGATCCACTCGCTGCGGTCGCGACGTGCGGGCGATCTTCGGCGTGCCTTGTCGCGCCCGTCGGTCGCGTATCGCCACGCGCGCGTGCGATGCGGGCGCGCGCCGGATCTCGCGTCTCGCCGTTGCGCGGCCGCGCCGGCGCGCAACGGCCTCCTGGCGGGCGCGCGACCGCCCGCGACGGCTCCGGATCGCCGCGCCCGCCGCTCACGCGCGCGGGTCAGTCGTCGACGAGGCGGACTTCGCGCGGAAACAGGACGATCTCGATGCGCCGGTTGCGATACTTCTTCGACCGGGAGATCGGCCGGTGCTCGCCGAATCCGACCGCGGCCAGCCGGCGCGGGTCGATCTTCGCGACGTCCTCGAGATAGTGCACGACGGTGAGCGCCCGCGCCGTCGACAGCTCCCAGTTCGACGCGAACTGGGCCCGCTCGATCGGCACGTCGTCGGTGTGCCCCTGAACCCAGATCTGTTTCTCGGGAAACTTCTTCAGCTCCTCGCCGACGCTGGCGAGCACGCGTTCCCCCTGCGGCGTGAGAGCCGCCTCGCCCGAGCGGAACAACACCTTGTCGACCATTTCGAGCGTGAGCTTGTCGTCCTCGCGGGTCACGGTGCCCTGCTGTCCGACGATGGTTTGCAGCTTGGCCGCCAGTTCGTCCGCCTCCGCCGCGCGCCGGGTCGCGCCGGCGAGCTGGCGCGCCAGCTCCTCGCGGGCGGCCCGCTCCCGGGTGAGCGCGGCGCGGGCCTCGACCGCGCGCTGCTCGGCGGCGGCGGCGCGCTGCTCGGCGGCGACCACCTGGCTGCGCGCATCGCGCAGCGCATCCTCGGCCGCCCGCCAATTTTCCATCAGATAGAAGCCGCCGAGCCCGCCGACCCCGAGCGCCGCGACCAACAGCAACCACGCGACCGACGCGCTACCGGCACCGCGCCGCGCGGCGTTCGCGCGCGCCTTGACCTCGCGTCGCGCCGAGCGGCCACCAGCCGGCGGAGCCGCCCGATGGCGCCCGGTACCGGCGCGCGTCGCCGCCTTGCCGGCCGGCCGCGGCGGCGCCGGCGGGCCGCGGCGCGCGGGCGGCGGCGTCGGCACGAGGATTCCGGTGTCGTCACCGATGGGGAGTGCACCCGTCCGGGGCATGCCGGCCCTTCGTGCAAGTCGGGCGCCAACGAAACCGAAGCGATTTCACCGGGTCCAAGGGCCATCCAGGGGGGACGAGTACCCGGTTCGGGGAGAGATTTCTCCGGGCCAAGCGGGTATGGTCCCGGCATGGCCAAACCGATTCGACGCGTGGCGGTGCTCGGCGCGGGCACCATGGGAAGCGGAATCGCGGCGCACGTCGCCAACGCCGGCTTGCCGGTGCTGTTGCTCGACATCGTGCCGCCCGATCTCAACAAGCTGCTGAAGGCGAAGCCGGCCGCATTGTTTCACCCGCGGGCCGCGCGGATGATCGAGACCGGCGTGTTCGACGACGCCCTCGACCGCATCGCGACCTGCGACCTCGTGATCGAAGCGGTCGTCGAGCGACTGGACATCAAGCGATCGCTGTTCGAGCGCGTCGAACAGATCGTCGCCGGCA
Protein-coding regions in this window:
- a CDS encoding fumarate reductase/succinate dehydrogenase flavoprotein subunit, translating into MNLDPKIPDGPLEKKWSRHKFDLKLVNPANKRKFDIIVVGSGLAGGAAAATLAELGYNVACFCYQDSPRRAHSIAAQGGINAAKNYQNDGDSVFRLFYDTIKGGDYRAREANVYRLAEVSVNIIDQAVAQGVPFAREYGGLLANRSFGGAQVSRTFYARGQTGQQLLLGVYQQMSRQIAAGKIKMYTRHEMLDLVVVDGRAAGIVTRDLVSGAIERWAGHAVLLATGGYSNVFYLSTNAKGCNVTAAYRAYKRGAAFANPCYTQIHPTCIPQSGDYQSKLTLMSESLRNDGRCWVPKRKEDCGKDPNSIPEEDRDYYLERKYPSFGNLAPRDVASRAAKEVCDEGRGVGPGGRGVYLDFRDAIQRMGKEGVADKYGNLFHMYAKITGEDPYSTPMRIYPAPHYTMGGLWVDYNLESTIPGLFVLGEANFSDHGANRLGASALMQGLADGYFIISYTLSDYLARVKPAKVDTGHAAFADAEREVKAKLDRLLSVNGKRTPDELHRELGRVLWDHCGMARSKESLEEALRIIPELRERFWKDVRVVGSGDSLNIALEKAGRVADFMEFAELMCYDALERDESCGAHFRIEHQTDDGEAKRDDERFAHVAAWEFKGVGEKPVRHVEPLVFENVQLATRSYK
- a CDS encoding flotillin family protein, which encodes MDLSNASWNWVVIASAVVLGIVFVAVAFARNFLYICRPHEILIFSGRNHTTADGRTIGFRVVQGGRVWRIPIVEKVDRMDMRLISVPMTVQGAYSEGGIPLAVHAIANVKISSDPRHMHNAIERFLGRDRAEIARVAKETLEGHLRGVLATMTPEEVNEDRLKFATVLQEEAEDDLAKLGLQLDTLKIQHVADDRNYLDSIGRKRIAEILRTAEVAESDAVRAAQEKEAEAHARSEVAKKKAQAAVQQKQNELRRYKAELDAHARSEEERALAAAQAARAEAEKELQQIRGELEQLRLAADVTIPAEIDRRVRELQAAGRAAPIEADGRAQAEALAQIAAAWRETRGRAMDMYVLQNIDEIFAQVTKAAANLDAREVNLVDSGDGQTLPAYLAAYPAAVGALLAEVSRTLGIDIPGVLTGADRGNGARPTAPAMPGAPTSPPRAPSPEGGAL
- a CDS encoding flotillin family protein → MNALVAVGLILAIAVVAIALIVNKLIYICPPNAVLIFSGTHRTVGNRRVGYRLVQGGRGIRIPLLETVDHLDLTNMIIDIKVRGAYSRGGIPLNVEGVANLKISSTEPTIANAIERFLGWPREQVMRVARETLEGNLRGVLATLTPEEVNQDRVKFANSLLHEADIDLKKLGLELDTLKIQNVSDDVGYLDSIGRKQAAEVVMRSRIAEAENKAQVAERNAANWQTQELAKVDADIAEARAEAERRIVDARTKKDALVAEERAHVTAAIAKAQAELAVQRARIEQVRLQLEADRIRPAEAAKQQAVEDARGRAARIIENGRATAEAIRAIAKTWHATGDAAREIFVAQKLSALVGHLMSTVKPQPVDKVTFIDRDLANGDNLAVKTAVASEQLKHTLGVDVGALLRKLGATPDGASTTARPAGQPSLARPAPPAPRDG
- a CDS encoding succinate dehydrogenase/fumarate reductase iron-sulfur subunit, whose amino-acid sequence is MKLTLHIWRQKDAKSPGKLVRYELDDVNEHMSFLEMLDVLNEQLVAKGEEPVAFDHDCREGICGMCSLVINGIPHGPDRGTTVCQLHMRRFRDGDEITIEPWRARAFPVVRDLIVDRSAFDRIMQAGGFISQNTGSAPDANTLPISKEDADAAFDAAACIGCGACVAACPNASAMLFVAAKIGHLSMLPQGKPEEYRRARAMVDAMDAAGFGNCSNHYECEAVCPKEIGVDWIARMNRKYLRATFRKRA
- a CDS encoding succinate:quinone oxidoreductase, which encodes MRWLSRFLRSSIGAKMLMAVTGAALLLFVIAHMLGNLQVFLGPSAINGYAHSLRMMPGLLWTARIGLLVAVVLHIVSGIRVTSLNRAARPERYRGRQYRAATMASRSMPVSGLVIFAFVAYHLAHYTLMWVNPEFKTFTDDLGRHDVYRMVVTGFSNKGVAALYIIAVGLLCSHLAHGIPSFFQTLGLRHPKFTPAIEVLGPAIAIVLFLGFAAVPVGVMAKWVTLAGGVG
- a CDS encoding DUF763 domain-containing protein, with translation MGARTGTADLPLHGGRVPAWLAGRMARLARVVCEAIVHHYGRDELLARLAHPFWFQSFGAVMGMDWHSSGITTSVVGALKRGLAPIGDELGIAVCGGRGRHSRRTPAELVAFGARTGVDGDALARTSRLVAKVDNAAVQDGFQLYLHTFIVTVDGAWVVVQQGMNGPRRQARRYHWLSRAVTDFVVEPHAAIDGPAQGTIRNLTDRRAAAARAAGVELAAAPDRVLRHLAMPRRHDVRAADVNLARLRGALVAAAARAPADFADLLLVPGVGPRTVEALALVAEIVHGAPSRFSDPARFSYAHGGKDGHPFPVPTRVYDETIRVLRQAVDRAKLGNDDKLAAIRRLDREARRLERAIAGGDWREIVARQWRASHRLGGRAVSATGQPASDVAGAGDRAGARSAPGTRSGRPPEMNAPGRAPSGRARADAAPRQLRLPGVS